The DNA segment CAGCGATTGGAATCAAGGTTACGGCTTTCAATTCTGGCGCTGCCGGCACAACGCTTATCGCGGCGACGGCGCCTTCGGACAATATTGCGTGGTCATGCCGGAGCAGGATGCCGTGATCGCGATCACGAGCGGCGTCAAGGATATGCAGGCAGTGTTGAACGTGATTTGGGACAAACTGCTGCCGGCGATGCAAGGGCGGCGGTTGAAGGCCAACCCGCCCGCAAGCGAGAAACTGAAGGACAAGCTGGCGCATCTCGAAGTTCGCCCCGCGCAAGGCTCGCCCACTTCTCCGCTGGCCGCCAAAGTTCTGAACCGCAAGCTTGTTTTCCCCGCGAACGAACAGAAGGTCGAAACCATCACGCTAACCTCGACCGATTCCGGCAAGACCCTGACCTTCACATCTCGCATCGACGGCAAAGTAGTGGCGATTCCGTGCAGCCATCAGGATTGGAAGAAGGGACGCTCGCTGCTCTTCGGCGCCCGGCTCTCCCAGTTTTTGGACGAACCGGTGGCGGGCACATTTGCCTGGAGGGGCGACAACACTTGCGTGATCAAATCCTGTGCCTACGAGACGCCCTTCCACACGACGCTCACGCTGAAGTTTGACGGGAGCCAGGTGACGTTGGACTCGGAAGCCAACGTGGCTTTCGGCCCGACCTCACGGCCGCAGTTGATTGGCCGGGTGGAATGAGACTCGATGGGAAGAAGTCTGTGCTCATAGTGGAAAATCAGAGCGGATTCTCGGCAATGCCGCTGGCCCAAGACTTTTTGGCGAGGTCGTCATCCAGAGTCGCGAGCTTGAGGCCGTGACTGGCCGCCAATCGCACGAGGTGGGCGTCGGTGACATCCTTGCTGGACGAAATTGCCGGGAGGGAATCCGCCTGCGTCGCGTCAGTCAGGAATCGGTGGGACTTCATTCGCACGATGGCTGAAAGGGCGGTCCGCGCATCCGCCAATGACGCACCGTAAGCTGAGATCATGCTGACGCGGACAAATCCCATCTGAGAGCGTGTCCGAAAATTCCGCGGGGTCCTGTTTTCGCGCCAAAGGCCGGATGGCGAGGCGCAACGAAGGAGAATATCCTCCCTGGATCTTCGACTGAGGAGCAACGAAGCCAGGCGGCCTTTGGCGCGAAAACCCTCCGGGCGGCGGGTCTTTTGTCCGTGGCCTGCGTTGGCTCGGTCCTTACAGCCCGCGTTGGGGATGCTCGGACCTCGCCGCCTTGGCCACAGCCAAAATCCCTCGCCGCAGGACCCCGCGCAATTTTCGGACACGCTCTGAGTGATCGGCGTCGTGGCAAAGACGGATGTCGAGTTCAACCAGCGGTTGGCGCGCCCATGATGCGCATGCCCGGACCAAGCGCAGGCCAGTAGAAGGTTCACATCCAAGAGATGGCTCACGGAAAGTTCTCGAGAATAGCTTTGACCCGCTCCGAGGTCATGGGCGGCGCACCCGGCGGCGCGACGAGCACGGGCCGTCCGAACTTTCCGCGCACGAGCTGGGCACGTTTGGGTTGATCGCGCTGCAGGATGAGCTTCTCGCCCTCAATGACGAAGGACACCTTATCACCCGGTTGGAGATGCAAAGCCTTGCGGAAACGATTGGGGATCACCAATTGGCCTTTGGTGGACAGCATTGCTCTACTCATGCGAGAAGTCTTACCCGTCTTACGGTCGGATTTCAAATCGGTTTCGAGCCGTGCCGGAGAGAACTGGGGGGAACTGGCTTGTGGAGTCATTCCCGGCTTTCCCGGCTAGAGCTAGAGTTGATTTGGTTGAGTAACACGATAGGCTCCGCACCATGAACACTCGTCCTTCACTTGCCATGCTTTCTCTTGTGTCCGCCCTGCTCGTCGCGACGCCCGCATTCGCCAAAGACCCGAAGCTCCCCGGTGTCGGCGCGGCCATGGAACAAATGATCGCGAAAAACGAGATCGCAGGCGCGGTGACCGTGGTCGTTGCCAAGAACAAAATTCTCCACCTTGAAACCACGGGCTTCGCCGACATCGCCGCCAAGCGGCCCATGAAACCGGACACGCTCTTCTGGATTGCCTCAATGACGAAGCCAATTACCGGCGTCGCGATTCTGATGCTTCAGGACGAAGGCAAGCTGAAGGTCTCCGATCCCGTCGCCAAATACTTGCCCGAATTTGTGACTCTCAAAACCCCTTCGGGCAAACCGGCCAATCTCACGATCACGCAAATCCTCACGCACACCTCCGGCCTGGGGGAAGCGAGCGGCCCGGCGGCGCAACAGGCCAAGACGCTGGCGGACCTGGTCCCAATCTGGCTCGCGGCGCCCATGAAGTATGAGACGGGCGAGAAGTGGCAATACACGCAGAGCGGGATCAACGCCGCCGCGCGCATCGTCGAGGTCGTGAGCGGGATGACCTTCGACGCGTTCCTCCAGAAGCGACTTTTCGATCCGCTCGGAATGAAGCACACCACTTTTTATTTGGATGCCGGGCATCGCGCCCAACTGGTCACCGCTTACAGCAAGAGCAAGGACACGGGAGCGCTCGAACCCGTGCCGCCCCGGCCGGAGTTCGGCCCGCGCGACAGACCGCCCCAGGGCAACGGCGGACTCTATTCCACGGCGCCTGACTACGCGCGACTCTGCCAGATGCTGCTCAACGGCGGGAAGCTGGGAGGCCGCCGCTATCTCAGCGCTGCGGCGATCAAGTTCCTCTCAACACCCCAAACCGGTGAATTGCCCACGGGCTTTTTCCAAAGCGATGCCTATGGCAAACACGGCCTGAATTACGGCTGGGGCCTTGGCACTTGTGTGCTGCGCGCCCCTCACGAGGGCGTCGCGGCGGTGCTTTCGCCCGGAACCTACGGCCACGGCGGCGCCTGGGGAACTCAAGCCTGGATCGATCCCGAGAAAGGCGCCGCGTATATCCTCATGGTGCAACGGTCGAACTTCCCCAACAGCGACGCCAGCGAAGTCCGCCGCGAGTTCCAACAAGCCGCCGCCAAAGCCCTCGCGAAGAACCGAGGTTCCTCAAAGTAGGGCAGGCTTCCAGCCTTGCCTCCCCCGCGGCGCACGAGAGGAATTCGTGTCGTGAGCGCTCGACCAGGAAAGCACTTCAACACTTGATCCGACGCCGCAAACTGGAATTGCTGCTGGCAGAACGGACGCGAGCCCCAGGAAAAACCAAGCACTGAGGCACCCAGTCGATCCAATCCCAAAGAATCAGCCGATGACGGCTGAGCGGCAGCTCAGCCCTACCAGCCAACGGAACCGTTTGGGTTAACACGCTTCAGCCCGCGTCCAGCAACGTAATGTGCCGGCCCAGATGCGCGGCCAGGACCTCCTTGTGCAAGGCTTCGTTGTTCCTCAGCGCCTCGATGATTCCCTCTTTGAAGGAGCGGCTCTTCGCGTTCTTACCCATCGTCAGCACCGACCCGAAGGTCACGTGGAGTATCTGGCGGCCCGCGTCCTGGTTCAGAAACACGTCCTCGCGTTCCTTGGGCGAGAGCGACGCCGGCTTCGGCACGTCGGTGAGCTTCGCCGAGATGTGATAGCTGGCGCGGTCCGTTTCAAAGCGGCCCAGAGAGAATTCAATGATCTCGGTGAACAGGTCGGAAGCGCATCGGGCCGCCACGCGGAGCGCTTCGAGGTAGCTGGTCCCCGCTGTCTTCACGTGCAAAAACGCGCCGCAGACTCGGCCCAGGATCGGATAGACTTTGAATTTGTCCGAGCCGCTATGGACGCTGATTTTGTAGGGGCCGCAAAACTTCGCGATCGCCACGTGCTGGCGCAGCATGGATTCAAACGCCTTGAGGTCGCCCTTGTAATCAATTCCTTTCTCGAATTCGCCGACGAAGCGCGGCGCAACGCTCACCGCCCGAACTCCGCGCCGCATCAATTCCAGGCCAATGAACAAATGTTCCTCCGGGCGGGTCGGGGTCTCGGTTTCATCGACGGACACTTCGATTTCAGCGCCGCGCGGCGGCTTGGCCTCTGAAATCCATTCCGCCATTTTCTGCGCGTGCGCGATAGCTTTGCCGTATTTGACTGCCGCCCGGTAAAGCGGTTCTTTTTCGGTGAAGCCAATCGGCGCGGCGTCCGGCAATTCATACGAATGCCTGAAATACAAACTTTCCAACTCCCGAACCGAGGCAAACGCGCCGCTCTGCACGACGTCTTCCACCGCCGCGATCAAATCTGAGCCTGACAAATGATCCGCCTGGTTCTGGACGAACGCGGACGGATCAATCGTGTAAAATGTGTAGCCTGCGGCGGCCAGATTGAAGACGTCTTCTTTCGTCTTCAAGTGATCCGCGTCCGCACCCCAGGCGCCGGCCCAGCTTTCTTGCTGAATGCCGCGTTGCGCCGCGGCCATGACTTCCTGCGGCGTGCGCTGCGTGCGGGTCATTTCGCGGACGGATTGTTGGGCGAAAATCGGAAGCAAATTGCCCTTGCCACAAGCGGCGATATGTCCGGCCGCGGCCAAGCCCAGGCGATCGCCGAAACCAAACGAACGGCGCAAGCCAAGCAAAGACGGTTGAGGGACGCCGGGATCAGAAGTCTTCATTCTGGATGTTGGAGGCAAAATCGTTCCAGCGTTAAAAGGTCAAAATGTTAAATCGGTTAAGAGCGTGTTTTGAAAATGGGTCGAACGGGCTACAAGCCCGTTTTCGGCGGCAACTTGCCGCCGAACATTGCGGCAGGCTGGTAGCCTGCCGCAACAGGCCACTGGCCTGTTCCACCCAAAAGGCATTTCCAAAACGCGCTCTACACGGGTCCAACCAGACTTCTGCCGGGCTAATCTCGAAGGAGTCGCTTTCACGTCACGGTCTCTTGGGAAAGACGTCAGGCCCGGAAGCCGGCGCGGTCGCGCCATCGAGGACCAGCACCCAGTCGTTGCCGCGGCCCGTCGAAGGCGGCGTGAATTGCCGCGCGCCCAGCGTGGGGAATTCGCCGTCCGACTTCCAGGCGCCATCACGCGGATTGAACCACTGCGCCTTGATCCGTGAGCCAGTGAATTTGCCCACGTTCACGGTGAAGGGCTTGCCCATCGGCGAATAGACGAAACCGAAACTGCGGTCGCTCGCCCCCGCGGCGCGAATGTGCTCCGCGCCTTCACCCGCTTCCGATGTCAGCAGCGATTGATCGGGAACCAGCTTCTGATAAGCGCGCGACTCGAAAAGCTTCCGCGCCAACCCGACCTGGAACGCGCCGGGATGATCGATTGCCTTGCGCCATTCGGTGCGCGCCGAGGAAATCGGCTTGCGATCCGATTGCCAGAACTGCCAGATGTCATGATTGCCGTAGGTGTGGCCACACGCCCCGGCCAGCAATGACCAGTACGCGGCTTGCCGCACGTCCCAATCGTCGAACCAGCCATTGGCGGGCTTCCAATTGATCGGGTGATCCTCGTAGCGCGGCTCGCCGTCCAGCGTCGGCTTGATCGGTGTCAGATTGTAGTTGGTGGAGGTCAGCGAATAGTTCGCGATGTTCGCGGCGGCGTGGCCGGACTGAAACATATTGAAATCAAGCCAATCGTCGCTGTGAAACCACTTCGAGGAATTGCCGCCGCCCTGGGGATGAAAAGTGATGAGGTGCTTGCCCCCGTCGCCTTTCTTCAATCCTTTCGCCATCGCCCGAATGATCGCGAGATGCAGATCGTTCTCCGGATTGCGGTCGCCGCCCAGAATCCAGATGACCGGCTTGTCCCGGTAGCGGCGGCCCAGAAAACGTCCGTACGCTTCGGCATTGGCGGGCGTGAATATTTCCGGACCGACGCCCCACTTCTTGTTCCATTTGTCGCCCCAGGTTGGAAGCATCCCGATGTAAAGTCCGAGGCGCTCGGCCTTGTCCACGACGTAATCGACCTCTTTGAAATAAGCTTCCACCGGTTTGGCGGGATCATTGTTTTGCAGCGGCAAATGGCCGTAGGCATTGGGAACCGTCAGCCCGTCGAACTCCGCGAGCACCACCGCCTGGATCACGTTGAAACCTTTCGCGACGCGGTTCGACAGATAGAAGTCCGCCTCCTCGCGTTTGAGGCGGTGGAACAACTCCCACGCCGTGTCGCCGAGGTAGAAAAACGGGGAACCGTCCTCTTTGACCAGGTAACGCTTGTTAGGGCTGACTTTCAGTTGGGGCGCGGCGGCGCCGGCTCTGCCGGTGAAAAGCAGGCAGGCAGTCGCAACAAAAACCAGAGACCCGACGAGTTGTCTCCCAATTCCTTTCATATGTGTCGTTGTTTTCGAGAAGGCGGATTAGACAACTTCCTCCAACTCCAGTCTAGCCTTACTTGCCGCTGGGAGGAGCGAGACGCAAATGAATTTCGAATGACTTACCCGCGCGGCATTCACAAAAGGCTCGCGAGCCGAAGCGCTCAGTGTCAAAAGCATTCCGTGAAGATCACGCAGATCGAACCAGGGCCCGCCGGAGGCGCCTGGTTTAGGCGTGGATTTGGATCCTGCGGTCTTCTCCCGGCCGGATCTCGCGATCCGATCTGTCGACGAGTGATTTGGGCAGCAGGAGCGCCGGCATCCTTGCCGGCCAGCGCAACAGATTGAAACGCGCCGGCAGGGATGCCAGCGCTCCAGACTCTTGGAAAGGAAGCCCGTGCCGCAAAAATCGCACACAAACACCCCTGCCCGCATGGACACTTCGGAAGCCGTGGCTTAGGTTGGGATACGATTATGATCTCGCTTCAACAGGCAGGGAAAGCAGGGCTCCGGGACGAAGCCGTGATCGCGGAGCGTTACGTGGGAGAAGTCGTCTATATCTATGCCTTCGATGTCGCTTACGAAATGGCGCGCCAGCCAGTTCGAAAGTTGCTGGGGCAGCCGGTCGCACAATTCGAGATGGACGCCAGCAAGCGGAGTCCGCGCCAGCTCTTCTTCTTCAAACCGCAAATGGCACGGTTGCCGTCGGTGGAACGCATCGGGCCGCGCGGACCGGTCCGAGTCGAGCGAACGGTGAAGTTGCTGCCCGTCGGGGCGATCAGCATCACCATCCGTGTCCCGTTTGCCGTGGACAGCATTGACGATCTGGTTTGCTATCACGATTTGGAATTCACCAGCGGGCCGTTGCACGAGGAAGCCCGACGCCTGGCCGAAGAAATTCGGAGCGAGCTTGCCTCCCACTACATTCGCCCCGTCAAGAAGCTCGAAGAGGAGGAAGCCTACACGGTCTTCTGCATCGAAGCCCCCTTGCGCGGCGCCGAAGGCACGCCCGTGAGCGCGGAAGAATGGCTGCGCCTGCATCGCCGCCAGGTCGCGGCCTTGCTCACGCAGGAACCTAAAATCGACCGGCTCTCGAAACAGGAATCGGACGAATCCACGGCGCGGCACCTCAGTTACTATGAAAACGACCTCGCCGTCATCGACTGGGACGCGGCGCTGATCGTCGATGAGCTGGGCAATTTCGATGAAACGCTTTATGTGATGGAGCTGGCCAATTTGCAACTGGCCGAGCTCGAAGCGTACGACCGCTTGCTCGACGACGCGCTGGAACGGTCGTATCGAGATCTGGGCGAGCAACCGCTGCGCCGCCGCCGCCACGTGTTGCGCGAACTGCGGGAACTCCGGATCGACATGGCGCGCTTCAGCGATGAACTCTCGAACATCACGAAGTTTTTCGGCGACTGGCACCTGGCGCGTCTTTACGAGTGCATTTCGGCCCGCTTCCACCTCGCGGATTGGCATCGCACCATCGATGAAAAGCTCAAGACCCTCGACGACCTCTACCAATTGTTGCAGCACGACCACATCAACCGTTGGATGCTGATTCTGGAGACGACGATCGTGCTGTTGTTCATCGTGGACCTGGTGCTGCTTCTCCTGGGCTTGCAGCGCGGGTAACTTCTGAAATGAAAAAGCGCGTGCTGATCGCGGGCCTTTTCCATGAAACGAACACTTTCGTCGAACAACCCACCTGCCTGTCGGATTTCCAAATTCGGCGGGGCGACGAATTGCTGGGCGGGGCCGGCGACAGTTCGCCGCTGGGCGGCGCGTTGGAAGCCGCCGCTGGATTCGGCTGGACGGCTCTCCCAACGGTAGATTTTCGCGCCGCGCCCGGCGGAGTTGTCGAAGACCACGTCATCGAAGCTTTCTGGAGCGAGTTCCGTCGGTTTACCGAGCCTCAACTCGCGAAGGGCGTGGACGCCGTTTACCTGGTGCTGCACGGCGCGATGGTTTCGGAATCCATCCCCGACGTGGAAGGCGAAATTCTGGAACGAATTCGGCGCTTCCCTGCCCTGGCGCGTGTTCCGGTTTTCGGTGTGTTCGATCTGCACGC comes from the Verrucomicrobiota bacterium genome and includes:
- a CDS encoding AbrB/MazE/SpoVT family DNA-binding domain-containing protein, with protein sequence MTPQASSPQFSPARLETDLKSDRKTGKTSRMSRAMLSTKGQLVIPNRFRKALHLQPGDKVSFVIEGEKLILQRDQPKRAQLVRGKFGRPVLVAPPGAPPMTSERVKAILENFP
- a CDS encoding beta-lactamase family protein; the encoded protein is MLSLVSALLVATPAFAKDPKLPGVGAAMEQMIAKNEIAGAVTVVVAKNKILHLETTGFADIAAKRPMKPDTLFWIASMTKPITGVAILMLQDEGKLKVSDPVAKYLPEFVTLKTPSGKPANLTITQILTHTSGLGEASGPAAQQAKTLADLVPIWLAAPMKYETGEKWQYTQSGINAAARIVEVVSGMTFDAFLQKRLFDPLGMKHTTFYLDAGHRAQLVTAYSKSKDTGALEPVPPRPEFGPRDRPPQGNGGLYSTAPDYARLCQMLLNGGKLGGRRYLSAAAIKFLSTPQTGELPTGFFQSDAYGKHGLNYGWGLGTCVLRAPHEGVAAVLSPGTYGHGGAWGTQAWIDPEKGAAYILMVQRSNFPNSDASEVRREFQQAAAKALAKNRGSSK
- a CDS encoding DUF4038 domain-containing protein — encoded protein: MKGIGRQLVGSLVFVATACLLFTGRAGAAAPQLKVSPNKRYLVKEDGSPFFYLGDTAWELFHRLKREEADFYLSNRVAKGFNVIQAVVLAEFDGLTVPNAYGHLPLQNNDPAKPVEAYFKEVDYVVDKAERLGLYIGMLPTWGDKWNKKWGVGPEIFTPANAEAYGRFLGRRYRDKPVIWILGGDRNPENDLHLAIIRAMAKGLKKGDGGKHLITFHPQGGGNSSKWFHSDDWLDFNMFQSGHAAANIANYSLTSTNYNLTPIKPTLDGEPRYEDHPINWKPANGWFDDWDVRQAAYWSLLAGACGHTYGNHDIWQFWQSDRKPISSARTEWRKAIDHPGAFQVGLARKLFESRAYQKLVPDQSLLTSEAGEGAEHIRAAGASDRSFGFVYSPMGKPFTVNVGKFTGSRIKAQWFNPRDGAWKSDGEFPTLGARQFTPPSTGRGNDWVLVLDGATAPASGPDVFPKRP